A single Magnetovibrio sp. PR-2 DNA region contains:
- the rpsH gene encoding 30S ribosomal protein S8, protein MSMSDPLGDMLTRIRNGQMASKSSVIAPASKLRANVLDVLKREGFIRSFEESESRPGLRELKIELKYHEGQPAIQEIARVSKPGRRVYSKIKDLNKVYNGLGISIISTPRGVMSDAEAREANVGGEVLCQVF, encoded by the coding sequence ATGTCCATGTCAGATCCTTTGGGTGATATGCTGACCCGTATTCGCAATGGCCAGATGGCTTCCAAGTCCTCTGTTATTGCGCCCGCATCCAAGTTGCGCGCCAACGTGCTTGACGTTCTCAAGCGCGAAGGCTTTATCCGCAGCTTCGAAGAAAGTGAATCCCGTCCGGGCTTGCGCGAACTGAAGATCGAGCTGAAATACCACGAAGGTCAGCCCGCCATTCAGGAAATCGCGCGCGTGTCCAAACCGGGCCGTCGTGTGTATTCGAAGATCAAAGACCTGAACAAGGTCTACAACGGTCTTGGTATTTCCATCATCTCCACCCCCCGTGGCGTCATGTCCGACGCCGAGGCTCGCGAAGCCAATGTGGGCGGTGAAGTTCTTTGCCAAGTCTTCTAA
- the rplX gene encoding 50S ribosomal protein L24 — MMASKIKKGDKVVVLTGRSKGKTGEVLSVEPSENRAIVQGVNVVKRHTRPSQMSEGGIVEKEAPIDLSNIAHIDPKDDKPTRVGFKDVDGRKVRFAKRSGELLD, encoded by the coding sequence GTGATGGCGAGCAAAATCAAAAAAGGCGACAAAGTCGTCGTGCTCACGGGTCGCTCCAAGGGTAAAACCGGCGAAGTGCTGAGTGTTGAGCCGAGCGAGAACCGTGCAATCGTGCAGGGCGTGAACGTTGTCAAACGTCACACCCGTCCCTCCCAGATGTCCGAAGGTGGCATTGTTGAGAAAGAAGCTCCGATTGATCTTTCCAACATCGCTCACATCGATCCGAAAGACGACAAGCCCACGCGCGTCGGTTTCAAGGACGTCGATGGCCGCAAGGTGCGCTTCGCTAAGCGTTCCGGCGAGCTTTTGGATTAA
- the rpsN gene encoding 30S ribosomal protein S14, with product MAKKSAIERNNKRERLVKKYANKRAKLKAMTKDESLSLEERFQAQLQLAELPRNSAQNRLRLRCGLSGRPRGNYRKFKLSRIALRDLASTGQIPGVVKSSW from the coding sequence ATGGCTAAGAAATCTGCTATCGAGCGCAACAACAAGCGTGAACGCCTGGTCAAGAAGTACGCGAACAAGCGTGCGAAATTGAAAGCGATGACCAAAGACGAAAGCTTGTCTTTGGAAGAGCGCTTCCAGGCACAGTTGCAACTGGCTGAATTGCCGCGCAACTCTGCACAAAATCGTCTCCGTCTGCGTTGTGGCCTTTCCGGTCGCCCGCGCGGTAACTATCGTAAATTTAAGCTCTCGCGCATCGCACTGCGTGATCTGGCTTCGACGGGTCAAATCCCCGGCGTCGTCAAATCGAGCTGGTAA
- the rplN gene encoding 50S ribosomal protein L14: protein MIQAESNLEVADNSGARRVQCIKVLGGSKRKYASVGDVIVVSVKEAIPRGRVKKGDVHRAVVVRTAKDIQRPDGQTIRFDNNAAVLLNNAGEPIGTRIFGPVTRELRAKKYMKIISLAPEVL, encoded by the coding sequence ATGATTCAGGCAGAATCCAATCTGGAGGTTGCTGACAATTCGGGCGCTCGCCGGGTGCAATGCATCAAGGTGTTGGGTGGTTCGAAGCGTAAGTATGCTTCCGTCGGCGATGTGATCGTCGTTTCCGTTAAGGAAGCGATCCCACGTGGTCGAGTCAAAAAGGGTGACGTGCACCGCGCTGTTGTGGTGCGCACGGCTAAGGACATTCAACGTCCGGACGGCCAAACCATCCGTTTTGATAACAACGCAGCTGTTCTTCTGAACAACGCAGGCGAGCCCATCGGCACCCGTATCTTCGGCCCGGTGACCCGCGAACTGCGTGCGAAGAAGTACATGAAAATTATCTCTCTGGCACCCGAGGTGTTGTGA
- the rplE gene encoding 50S ribosomal protein L5, with amino-acid sequence MARLKQVYSEQVVPALQEEFNYANPMQIPKLEKIVLNMGVGEAAQDKKKIEGPISDLTLITGQKPVKTKSAKSIAGFKLRDGQVIGAKVTLRKDRMYEFYDRLVNIALPRVRDFRGVNGKGFDGNGNFAMGLKEQIVFPEIDYDQVDSVRGMDIVICTSAKNDEEAKALLRLMNMPFAGETGGNA; translated from the coding sequence ATGGCACGCTTGAAACAAGTGTATAGCGAACAGGTCGTTCCGGCTTTGCAAGAGGAGTTCAACTACGCGAACCCGATGCAAATTCCGAAGCTGGAAAAAATCGTTCTCAACATGGGTGTTGGCGAAGCGGCTCAGGACAAGAAAAAGATCGAAGGTCCGATCTCTGACTTGACCCTGATCACCGGTCAAAAACCCGTAAAAACCAAATCCGCCAAGTCCATCGCTGGCTTTAAGCTGCGCGACGGACAGGTTATCGGCGCCAAGGTTACCTTGCGTAAAGATCGCATGTACGAATTCTACGATCGTCTGGTCAACATTGCGTTGCCCCGCGTTCGTGACTTCCGCGGTGTGAACGGCAAGGGCTTTGACGGCAATGGCAACTTCGCCATGGGCCTCAAAGAACAGATCGTCTTCCCGGAAATCGACTACGATCAAGTCGATAGTGTCCGCGGTATGGACATCGTGATCTGCACCTCGGCCAAAAACGATGAAGAAGCAAAAGCTCTGCTTCGTCTGATGAACATGCCGTTTGCCGGCGAGACTGGAGGCAATGCGTAA
- the rpsE gene encoding 30S ribosomal protein S5, producing the protein MNQPAQKRDRQRGDRRDREQDDGLIDRLVGINRVSKVVKGGRNFSFAALVVVGDGKGRVGFGTGKAREVPEAIRKATDTAKKNMVRVPLREGRTLHHDVQGRYGAGRVVLRSAPPGTGVIAGGPMRAIFETMGVQDVVCKSNGSQNPHNMIKATFDALNRCASPRSVASRRGLKVSDIVSRRGDEA; encoded by the coding sequence ATGAATCAACCTGCTCAAAAACGTGATCGTCAGCGTGGTGACCGCCGTGATCGTGAACAAGACGATGGTCTGATCGATCGTTTGGTCGGCATCAACCGTGTTTCCAAAGTTGTGAAGGGTGGTCGTAACTTCTCGTTCGCTGCTCTGGTTGTTGTCGGCGACGGCAAAGGCCGCGTTGGTTTCGGTACGGGCAAAGCCCGTGAGGTTCCGGAAGCCATCCGCAAAGCAACCGACACCGCCAAAAAGAACATGGTTCGTGTTCCGCTGCGCGAAGGTCGTACGCTGCACCACGACGTGCAAGGTCGCTACGGCGCCGGTCGCGTGGTTCTGCGCTCCGCACCTCCGGGTACCGGTGTGATTGCAGGTGGCCCAATGCGTGCCATCTTCGAAACCATGGGTGTTCAAGACGTCGTTTGTAAATCCAACGGCTCTCAGAACCCGCACAACATGATCAAAGCGACGTTTGACGCGCTCAACCGCTGCGCATCGCCGCGTAGCGTTGCATCGCGCCGTGGCCTCAAGGTGAGCGACATTGTCTCTCGCCGTGGCGACGAAGCTTAA
- the rpmD gene encoding 50S ribosomal protein L30, producing the protein MAANKKATVKVTQTGSPIGRPKDQLATLKGLGLNKMHRTKELEDTPSVRGMINKVAHLVRVEEAS; encoded by the coding sequence ATGGCTGCGAATAAAAAAGCAACCGTTAAGGTGACCCAAACGGGCAGCCCCATCGGCCGCCCGAAGGATCAGCTCGCGACCCTCAAAGGTCTGGGCCTGAACAAAATGCACCGTACCAAAGAACTTGAAGACACGCCGTCCGTTCGCGGCATGATCAACAAAGTTGCTCACTTGGTACGTGTCGAAGAAGCCTCTTAA
- the rpmC gene encoding 50S ribosomal protein L29: MKASDIRTKSDDELKTQLIDLRKESFNLRFQGASGQLENTARKTQVRKDIARIKTILGERSSASAS, encoded by the coding sequence ATGAAAGCGTCAGATATCCGCACGAAGAGCGACGACGAGCTCAAGACGCAGCTGATCGACTTACGCAAAGAGTCCTTCAACCTGCGTTTCCAAGGCGCCAGCGGTCAATTGGAAAACACCGCGCGTAAAACTCAAGTCCGTAAGGACATTGCGCGCATCAAAACGATCCTCGGCGAGCGCTCAAGCGCGTCCGCGTCTTAA
- the rplR gene encoding 50S ribosomal protein L18 translates to MANAKKLFERRKQRARAQLAKKAAGRPRLSVFRSGKYIYAQVIDDLKGHTVAAASSIEKDLKSKLKSGSDSTAAAEVGKLVAERAVKAGITDVVFDRGGYRYHGRVKALADAAREAGLAF, encoded by the coding sequence ATGGCAAACGCGAAAAAACTTTTTGAGCGTCGCAAGCAACGTGCTCGCGCTCAACTCGCTAAAAAGGCCGCAGGGCGTCCGCGCCTCTCGGTCTTTCGCTCCGGCAAATACATTTACGCTCAGGTCATCGATGATCTGAAAGGCCACACGGTTGCTGCGGCTTCCAGCATTGAGAAGGACCTGAAGTCCAAACTCAAATCTGGCTCTGACAGCACCGCTGCAGCCGAAGTCGGCAAACTTGTTGCCGAGCGTGCAGTAAAAGCCGGTATCACCGATGTGGTCTTCGACCGCGGTGGTTATCGTTATCACGGCCGGGTCAAAGCCCTGGCTGACGCAGCCCGCGAAGCCGGTCTGGCGTTCTAA
- the rplF gene encoding 50S ribosomal protein L6 codes for MSRIGKNPVQIPDGVSVEVSGQTVTAKGKLGELSATLTDDVDVSVNDNEVKVDPREGAPRARQMWGMSRSLIRNLVEGVSEGFKKQLLISGVGYRAQMKGKDLVLQLGFSHEVVYSLPEGIDIKCPDQTTIDISGANKQLVGQVASEIRGYRPPEPYKGKGVRYADEYILRKEGKKK; via the coding sequence ATGTCTCGTATCGGTAAAAACCCCGTCCAGATCCCCGATGGCGTTAGCGTCGAAGTTTCTGGTCAGACTGTCACTGCCAAGGGCAAGCTGGGCGAACTGTCCGCGACCTTGACCGATGACGTTGACGTTTCCGTCAACGACAACGAAGTCAAAGTCGACCCGCGTGAGGGTGCACCGCGTGCACGCCAAATGTGGGGCATGTCTCGCTCCTTGATCCGTAACTTGGTCGAAGGCGTTTCCGAAGGCTTTAAAAAGCAACTGCTGATCAGCGGTGTCGGTTATCGCGCTCAAATGAAGGGTAAAGACTTGGTGCTGCAGCTTGGCTTCAGTCACGAAGTTGTCTACTCCCTTCCCGAAGGCATCGACATCAAGTGCCCCGATCAAACCACGATCGATATCTCTGGCGCCAACAAACAATTGGTTGGTCAGGTTGCCTCTGAAATCCGTGGTTATCGCCCGCCCGAGCCCTACAAAGGCAAAGGTGTCCGTTACGCAGATGAATACATTCTGCGTAAGGAAGGCAAGAAGAAGTAA
- the rpsQ gene encoding 30S ribosomal protein S17 codes for MPKRILQGVVVSDKQDKTVTVLVERRVMHPIYKKYVRKSKKYAAHDENNAVKAGEIVRIRECRPLSKRKTWEVVTESA; via the coding sequence ATGCCGAAGCGTATTCTTCAGGGTGTCGTGGTTAGCGACAAGCAAGACAAAACGGTTACCGTTCTGGTCGAGCGCCGCGTGATGCACCCGATCTACAAAAAGTACGTGCGTAAATCTAAAAAATATGCCGCGCACGACGAAAACAATGCTGTGAAAGCAGGCGAAATTGTTCGCATCCGCGAATGCCGTCCGCTCTCTAAGCGCAAGACTTGGGAAGTTGTCACTGAGTCTGCTTAA